The Acidobacteriota bacterium DNA segment CAGGTCGTGCTCATCGGCCTCGTTGCCGATCTCATCGCCGGCAGCCGCAAGCTGCTCGAGGACGTCCTGGTCCGCGTGCGTCGCCTCGAGCTGCGATCGGACGCCGTCCATCCGGCGGTCGACGCCGGCGACGCCCTCGAGCCGTCGCCGGCGCTTTCGTCGACACGACGCGGTGCCGAGGAGCGCGACTGAAGTGGCGCGCCCGGCCGACACGTCCATCGTCATCCCCGCCTTCAACGAGGGCGGCATCATCGCGGAGGTCGTCACCGCCCTCGCGAGCGAGGGGGCGTGGCGCGAGATCCTCGTCGTCGACGACGGGTCGAGCGACGACACGGGCGCGCGCGCGCGGGCCGCCGGCGCAACCGTGGTGCGCCATCCCTACAACAAGGGCAACGGTGCCGCGGTCAAGACGGGGATCCGCCACGCCGCGGGCGAGTACGTGCTGATCGTCGACGGCGATGGCCAGCACAAAGCGGAGGACGCCCTCCGCCTCGTCGATCGCCTCGGTGAGTACGATCTCGTCGTGGGCGCGCGTGCGGGCTCGACGCACGCCTCCGGGGCGCGGCGCCTCGGCAACGCCACGCTCAACGGCCTCGCGGCCTACCTCACGGGCCGGCCGATCCCAGACCTCACCTCCGGCTTCCGCGGCGCACGCCGGGAGATGCTCCGCGAGTTCCTGCACCTGCTGCCGAACGGGTTCTCGACGCCGACCACGACCACGCTCGCCTTCATCAAGGCCGGCTACAACGTCACGTTCGAGCCGGTCGAGGCTCGCCAGCGCGTCGGCAAGTCGAAGATCCGGCTCGCCAGCGACGGCGTCAAGTTCTTCCTGATCCTCCTGCGCGTGGTCACCCTCTTCAGCCCGATGCGGGTGTTCCTGCCGCTCAGCCTCGCCGCCCTCGCCCTCGGCGTGGGCTACGGCGCGTGGAACCTCGTCGTCGAGACGAAGATCCCGAACGGCGCCGTGCTGCTGATCCTCTTCGCGGTGGTCGTCTTCCTGGTCGGCCTCGTGTCGGAACAGATCTCGGCGCTGCGGTCGGAGGGCCGGCACGGGTGAACGACGCGCGGCTCGACGCGCGCCCGCGGCGCGTCCTGACGGGCGCGGCCATCGTCGTGGCCCTCGTGGCACGGCTCGGGTTCGCCTTTGGCTACTGGACGGATCAGCCGCTGACGCACGACGAGCGCGAGTACCTGAGCCTCGCCGCCAACCTGGCCCAGGGACGCGGCTTCGCTCCCGACCTGCCCGGCGAGCCGCGACCCGAACGCGCCGACACGTTCGACCGGGCACCGCTCTATCCGATCGTCCTGGCGCCGCTCACGTGGTTCGACGCGAGCCTTCGCGACGGGCGCCTGCCGGCGAGCGTGCCCGCGGCGGTCAGGCTCGCGCAGTCGCTGGCGGGGATCCTCGTCGTGCTCGGCGCCGCCGCGCTGGCCACGCGCGCTGGCGGCGAACGGGCAGGGGTCGTCGCGGCGTGGCTGGCCGCCCTGCACCCGGCGCTGACCTGGATTCCCGCCTACGCGCTGAGCGAAGCCGTGTTCGTGCCCCTGGTCATCGGGGCCATCGCCGTGGTCGGCCGCGCCCTCGACCGTCCGGCGGCGGCCGCCTCCGCGCGCACCGAGCTGCGCGACCTCGCTGCCGGCGGCGTGCTGACCGGGCTCGCCGTGCTCGCCCGACCATCGACGCTCGTCGCCGTGCCGCTCGTCGCGCTCTTCCTGCTCGGCAGCCGACGCGTCCGGCCCGCGCTGGCATTCGCGGCCGGCGTCACCCTCGCCATCGCGCCGTGGGCGGTCCCCAACAGCATCGCGCACGGACGGGTCGTCGTCGTCTCCGCCCAGGGCGGCGTCAACTTCTGGATCGGCAATCACCCGAAGGCCACTGGCGACGGCGACCTCGCTGCGAACCCGCAGCTCAAGGTCGCCAACCTCGAGCTCCGGGCGCGACATCCCCACCTGACCCCGGTACAACTCGAGCCGGTCTACTATCGCGAGGCGTTCGACTGGATCCGCTCCGAGCCAGTGGCCTGGGCAGGCCTGCTCGCGCGAAAGGCCTACTACACCGTGGTGCCGACGGGACCCTCGTACCGCTTGCACTCGCCGCTGTACTTCTGGGCGTCGGTCGTTCCGTATCTCGCGCTGCTGCCGCTCGCGGTCGCCGGCGCGCGCGCGGCGACCGCCTCGCCGGCTCCGCCCGTCGCCCTCGGGCTCTTCGTCCTGTCGTCGCTCGTCTCGTCGGTCCTGTTCTTCCCGCACGAGCGCTTCAGGATCGCCATCGTCGACCCGGCGCTCGTCGTCATGGCCGCCGTCTGGCTGGCTCGTACCCGGGAAGGGGCTCCGGACCGGCGATGAACGTGCTCGTGCTGATTCCGACGTTCAACGAGCGCGACAACCTGCCGCTGGTCGTCGATGGTGTCCTGGCCGAGGGGTACGACGTCCTCGTGGTCGACGATGCCTCGCCGGATGGCACGGGCGCGGTCGCCGACGGGCTCGCGGTTCGACACCCCGGACGGGTCACCGTGCTGCACCGAACGGGGCGGCGTGGGCTCGGCCGGTCGTACGTCGAAGCGATGGCCCTGGCACTCGCCGGACCGGCGGAGATCATCTGCCAGATGGACGGCGACCGCTCGCACGACCCGAAGTACCTGCCCTCGATGGTCGCTGCGGCACGCGAAGGCGCCGACCTGGTGATTGGGTCGCGGTACCTGCAGGGCGTCAGTGTCGTGAACTGGCCCCTGTCGAGACTCATCCTGAGCACGCTCGCGAATCGCTACGTCCGCGCGGTGACGCGGCTTCCCGTGCGCGACTGTACGAGCGGCTTCCGGTGCTGGCGGCGCGAGGCGCTCGCCCGCGTGCCGCTCGACCGCATCGTGTCGGACGGTTATGCGTTCCTCGTCGAGATGCTGTACGAGGCGAGCCGGCGCGGCTGCCGCATCGGTGAGGTCCCCATCATCTTCGTCGAGCGCCGAACGGGACAGTCGAAGCTCTCGACCACGGTGGTCATCGAGTCGGCCATTACTCCCTGGCGCGTCGTGCTGCGGAGACCATCGTCATGAGCGAATGGGCCGGACGCCGGCATCGCGTGGTGATGGTCGCGACCTCGTATCCCCGCTTTCCGGGCGATACGGTCGGCACGTTCATGGAACCGATCGCGCACGAGGTGGCGCGGCGCGGCCACGACGTCCACCTCGTGGCACCCTGGCACCCGGCCATCACCCGTCCCGCGCGCGAGGGCGGCGTGGCCTTCCACTTCTTCCGCTACGCACCGCACCCGGCGCTGAACGTGTTCGGCTACGCGGCCGGACTCCGCGAGGACGTGCGCCTGCGCGGGTCGACCTGGCTGGCGGCGCCGCTGGCCCTCACCGCCGGCGCGTGGGCCGCGCGGCGGGTGGCGCGCGAGGTCGACGCCACCATCGTGCACGGGCACTGGGTCGTCCCCGGAGGCGCGATGGCGGCCGCGGCGGCGGCGTCCCGCCCCCTGGTCGTGAGCCTGCACGGGTCGGACGTCTTCGTGGCCGAGCGGCACGCCCTCGTCGGCGTGGTCGCTCGTCGCGTCTTCGCCCGGGCGGCCTGGGTCACGGCATGCAGCGCCGACCTGCGCGACCGCGCGCTCGGCCTCGGAGCACGGGCGTCCCGGAGCGAGGTCGTCCCTTACGGCGTCGACCCGGCGCGGTTCGGTCCGAACCCCGAGGCGCGCGCCCGCCTGCGCGCGGCGCTCGGCCTCGACGCCGGCCAGGTGCTCGTCTTCGCCGTGGGGCGCCTCGTCCGCAAGAAGGGCTTCGAGTACCTGGTCGACGCCACCGCGCACCTCGCCCGCTCGTGCCCGGGCGCGGTCGTGGCCATTGCCGGGTCGGGCGACCTTGCCGGCGAGCTGCGCGAGCGCGCAGGGCGCGTCGGCGCCGGCGATCGCCTGCGGTGGCTCGGCCTCGTCGCGCAGGACGCGGTGGCCGACTGGCTGGCGGCCGCCGATGTGGCCGTCGTGCCCTCGATCCGCGACGACGCGGGCAACGTCGACGGCCTGCCGAACGTCGTCATGGAGGCGCTCGCCTCCGCGACGCCACTCGTCACGACCCTCGCCGGGGGCATCGGTGCCGTCGTCCGGCCCGGCATCACCGCGGAAGTGGTGCCGGAACGCGACGCCGAGGCGCTCGCCGCCGCCATCACTCGCCTTGCGGTCGACCCCGCTCGGCGGCGGGGGCTGGGCGACGCGGCTCGGGAGGAGGTCGTCGCCCGATTCAGCTGGGCGCACGTGGCCGAACGGCTCGAAGCGGTGTACGATCGGGTGGCGCCGGCGCCCTGATTCGGTTGCCTCGGGCCCTGGAAAGCCCCTTGAGCGGCCGGGTCGACGCCGGCTGTTTCCGATTTACCGGTCAGATAAGGCTGTGCTAGTCTTCAGCGTTTACGATGCCGCCGCCTGCCACTGAGAAGCCCGCCGGCCTGAGCATCTTCTTCCCCGCCTACAACGACGCCGGTACGATCGCCAGCATGGTGGTCACGGCGCTGCTGGCGGCGCGCCGGCTCACGCCCGACCACGAGGTCATCGTCGTCAACGACGGCAGCCGCGACCAGACACCGCAGGTGCTCGACGAGCTGGCCCGCGTCTACCCGCAGGTCAGGATCGTGCACCACCCGGTGAATCGCGGCTACGGCGGCGCGCTCCGGAGCGGCTTCGCGCACGCCTCGAAGGACTTCGTCTTCTACACCGACGGCGATGCGCAGTACGACCCGGCCGAGATGGCGCTGCTCTGGGAGCGGTTCGACGACGACACCGACCTGGTGAACGGGTACAAGATCAGCCGCTCCGACCCCCTGCACCGGATCGTCATCGGCCGCCTGTACCACCACACGGTGAAGCTCCTGTTCGGCCTGCGCGTGCGCGACGTCGACTGCGACTTCCGCATGATGCGGCGGAGCATCTTCGACACGGTGCACCTGACGAAGTCGAGCGGCGTCATCTGCCTCGAGTTGATGAAGAAGGTGCACGACGCCGGCCTGCGGGTGGCCGAGGTGCCCGTGCACCACTACCACCGGGCCTACGGACGGTCGCAGTTCTTCAATTTCCGCCGCATCGGCCGGACCGGGATCGACGTCCTGAAGCTCTGGGTCGACCTCGTCGTGCGGAAGCGTCACCTGCACGGCGCTGCGCCCGGGCCTGGGCCCGCCGCCTGCACGCCGGCCCCCGCCCGGGAGAACGACGTCACGCGATGAGCGACGCCGTTTCCGAGTTCTACCGCGGGCGCCGGGTGATGGTCACCGGCGGCCTCGGCTTCATCGGCAGCAACCTCGCGCGCGCGCTGGTCGATCTCGGCGCCGACGTGCTGGTGGTCGATTCACTCATTCCCGACTACGGCGGCAACGCCTTCAACGTCGCGGGCTACGAGGATCGGCTCCGCGTCAACATCGCCGACGTGCGCCAGCAGAGCACGATGAACTTCCTGGTGCGCGACCGTGAGGTGATCTTCAGCCTCGCCGGGCAGGTCTCGCACATCGACAGCATGCGCGACCCGTACACCGACCTGGAGATCAACTGCCGCAGCCAGTTGACCATCCTCGAGGCGTGCCGCCACAACAACCCCGAAGCCAAAGTCGTCTATGCGGGCACGCGGCAGATCTACGGCAAGCCCGACTACCTGCCGGTCGACGAGCGCCACCTCGTGCGGCCGACCGACGTCAACGGCATCAACAAGGCCGCGGGCGAGTACTACCACCTCGTCTACAACAACGTCTTCGGCGTGCGGGCGTGCTCGCTGCGGCTGACCAACGTCTTCGGCCCGCGCCAGCTGATCCGCCACAATCGCCAGGGCTTCATCGGGTGGTTCATCCGGCTCGCGCTCGAGGACCAGGAGATCCAGATCTTCGGCGACGGCACCCAGGTTCGCGACTTCGTCTACGTCGACGACGCGACCGACGCGTTCCTGGCGGCCGGGGCGCTCGACGTCTGCAACGGCGAGGTGTTCAACGTCGGCGGCGACGAGCCGATCAGCCACCGCGACCTCGTGACGCTGCTCATCGACGTCGCCGGCACGGGACGCATGCGCTTCGTCGAGTGGCCGCCCGACAAGAAGGCCATCGACATCGGCAGCTTCTACTCCGACTCGACGCGATTCCGGACGACGGCAGGCTGGCGGCCGCGCGTCGCGCTCGCGGAGGGGCTCGCCCGCACGATCGTGTACTACCGCGAACACTTCGCCAGGTACGCCGGCCACTGATGCCCGGGCGCCAGGACCCGCCCAACCCGGCGGGTGGCCTGGCGCGCGCGCGGCTGGCGGCGATTCGACGGGACGGCGGTTGGCCGCCGGCCCGCCGGGTGGATATCATCGTGGACGTGGCTCGCATCGCTTTCGCCGACCTTCGCCCTGGAGAAGACGCCGCCGCCGTCGACGGCGCGATCCGCCGTGTGATCGATCGCGGCTGGTTCGTGCTCGGTCCTGAGGTCGAGGCGTTCGAGCACGAGCTCGCCGCCGCGTGCGGCGTCGCGGCGAGCGTGGGTGTCGGCACGGGCACCGACGCGCTGGCGCTCATCCTTCGGGCGATCGGCATCGGTGCCGGCGACGAGGTCGTCACGAGCCCGCTCTCGGCCGCCTATACCGCGCTCGCCGTGATGATGACCGGCGCGCGTCCGGTCTTCGCCGACATCGACCCCGACCGCCTCACGATCGATCCGCAGGCGGTCGCCGCGGCGATCACGCCCCGCACCGCCGCGATCCTGCCGGTGCACCTGTACGGACAGGCCGCCGACATGGGCGCGATCGAGACGGTCGCGGCGCGGCACGGCCTGGCTCTCGTCGAAGACGCCTGCCAGGCGCACCTCGCCACGGTCGCGGGACGGCCGGTCGGATCGATTGGCGTCGCCGGCGGGCTGAGCTTCTACCCCACGAAGAACCTCGGCGCCCTCGGCGACGGCGGGGCCGTGATCACGAACGACCGATCGCTTGCCGATCGCCTGAGGCGTCTGCGCAACGGTGGCCAGACCACGAGATATCACCATCAGGAATTCGGCGTGAACTCGCGCCTCGACGAGATCCAGGCCGCCGTGCTGCGCGAGCGCCTCGTGCTGCTGCCGAAGTGGACCGCCGAACGACGCGCCCTTGCGGCCACGTATCGCCATGCGCTGCGGGAAGCGCCCGTTGTCGTCCCGCCCGAGTGCGACCCCGGCCACGTCTATCACCTGTTTCCGGTGCGGACGACCGACCGCGACCGGTTCCAGGCACACCTTCGCGAGCAGGGCATCGAGACACTCATCCACTATCCGGTGCCGATCCCGCGGCAGCCGGCCCTCGAACGCGAGCACCCGCAGCCCTGCCCCGTCGCCGATCGCGTGACCGCCGAGATCTGCTCGCTGCCGCTCTATCCCGGTCTCTCGGCCGACGCCGTCCGCACCGTCGCGGCGGCGATTCACGCCTTCTCGACCGACGCGACGCCATTTCCCAGCGCCTGACGCGATGGTGACGACCGTCGCGACGCTGCTCGTCCTCTTCTGGCTGCCGGGGGCTGTGCTCTTCAGGCTGCCGATCGGCGACCGCGATCGGCGCGCGGGGCTCGACGCCGACGAACGGGGCTTCTGGGCGGTGGTCGTGAGCGTGGCGTGGACGCTCGGCGTCACGCTGGCGCTCGCGGCCGCCGGTCTCTACCGGTTCGAGGCCCTGCTCTTCGCCAATCTGGTGACGGCGGGAGGCCTGGCGGCCGTGGCGCGTGGCCGTCTTCGGCTCGGGCCCTCGGCGCGGAGGCCCACGGTGCAGGCGCTCGTCCCGGTGGCCATCGTCGTCGGCGGCCTCTGGCTGTACCTCCCCCCAAGCGAGATCATCGTCGGCGGCCGCGACCCGGGCACGTACATCAACGAAGGGATCCAGGTCGCGCAGCGCGGCTCGCTGACCGTCGACGACCCGGTCGTCGCGACCGTCCCCGCCGAATCGCGCGACCTCTTCTTCCCGTCGCACGGCAACCCCAACTACTACAGCCTCCGCTTCATGGGGTTCTTCGTGATGGACCCGGAGCGCGGCACCGTGGTGGGCCAGTTTCCCCACCTCTATCCTGCGTCGATTGCCGTCGCCTACGGCATCAATGGCCTGAGCGGCGCGCGGCAGGCGTCGGTCGCCTGGACGATCCTCGGCCTGCTCGCCGTCTACTACCTGACCCAGCGCCTCGCCGGCCGCACGGCGGCCGCCGGCGTCGTCCTCATGCTTGCCGTGCACGTCGTCGTCGTCTGGTTCGCGCGGTACCCGAACGCCGAGGTCGTGATGCTGGCGCTGCTCTTCGCGGCCCTGCTGGCGATCGCGCGTGCGCTGGTCGACGGCATCCGGTTCTTCGCCCCCGTCGCCGGCCTGCTGGTCGGGCTGCTGCTCTTCCTGCGGTACGACGTCGTCCTGGCCGTGGCGGGCATCTTCGCGGCGCTCGTCGTGGCGCGGGTCAACCGCCAGCGCGTGGGCTGGGGCTACGCCGCGGTGCTCGTCCCGCTGCTCGGCACGGCGTTCGTGTATCTCGTGCTCGTCATGCGGCCCTACGCCGAGTACCCGCTGCGTTTCACGAGAGAGGCCGGCGGCGCCCTCGTCGCGGGCGCCATGCTCCTGGCCTGGCTCGCGGCCGGCTGGTTCGGGCGACACGAGGCGTGGCGCCGCGGCGTCGTGCGACTGGCCCCTGCGGGCCTCGTGGTGCTGCTCGTCGGCCTCGCCATCTACGCCTACTTCTTCAGGGAAGCCGTGGGGCGCATCGCCCTCCACGATGCGATGGCCTTCCGAACCATCGCCTGGTACGTGACCGGCTGGGGTCTCGCCGCCATCGTGGCGAGCGCCGCGCTCGTCGTCCCGCGGCTGTTCTGGCGCGACCCGGCGTTCTTCGTGGTCGCCAGCACCTACTGCGTGTTCTTCTTCTACAAGATCCGCATCGTCCCCGAGCACTTCTGGATGACCCGACGGTTCCTGCCCGTCGTCCTGCCGGCGATGCTGCTCGTGCTCGCCGCCGCGGTGACGTGGGCGCTTGGACGCGACGGGGCGATGGCGGCGTTCGAGCGCCTTCGCGGCCGGCCCACCGTCGCGCGCCGCCCGAGGGCGCAGATCGCCGTGTCTCGCGCCGCGGCCCTCGCCGTCTTCGTGGCAATCGCCTCCGTGTTCTGGCAGGCGAGCCAGCCGATCGCCGCGCACGTCGAGTACGCGGGCCTCATTCCGCGCATCGAGCAGTTCTCCGAGCGCTTCGGTTCGGACGACCTCGTCGTCGTCGAGTCGCGCAACTCGTCCGACATGCACGTCGTGGCGGTGCCGCTGGCCTACATCTACGCCAAGCCGGTACTCGTCCTCGCCTCGCCGCGTCCCGACAAGCGCGCCTTCGAGCAGTTCCTCGGCTGGGCCCGCGACCGTTATCGGGAGGTCTACTTCCTCGGGGGCGGTGGCACCGACCTGCTGTCGCGGCGCATCGCGGTCGTGCCCGTCGCGAGCGAGCGGTTCCAGGTGCCCGAGTACGACGCGCCGGTCAATGCCTACCCTTCCGGCGTGCGTGCCAAGGAGTTCGACTTCGGTCTCTATCGCTTCGTCGACCCGAGGGACGACCCCGGCTGGTTCGTGCTCGACATCGGCGTCGACGACGACCTGCACGTCGTCCGGTTCCACGCGAAGGAGCGGGATGGCGCGGGACAGGCCTATCGCTGGACCCGCGACGTGTCGTACGTGTCGGTGCAGCACCTCACGGCCGAGAGCCGGATGCTCACGTTGTGGATGGTCGACGGGGGCCGGCCGCCGACGGCCCCGCCGGCGGAGGTGGAGATCGCGCTCGACGAACGGGTGCTGGGTCGGGTTGTCGTCGACGGGACGCTGCGCCCCTACACCTTCGGGATTCCTGCCGACGTGGCCGCGGCAGCCGCGGCGTCGGACGACCCGGCCAGGCTGAGGATTTCCGTGCCGATCTGGACGCCACGCGCGCACCTTGGCACGCCGGACGACCGCGACCTCGGCGTACGACTCCAGCGCGTCGAGGCGCGATAATGAACGGGCGGCCGCCAAGCGGCCGCCGCGTGCCCATGCCCCCAGCCCTGCACATCTACGACGCCCGCGAGCGGGCGCTCGTCCGCCTGGCCGACCTCGTGCTGGCCGCCGGAACGACGCTCGCGCGGGTGGTGCCGCCGAGACCGTGGGCGCCGCCGCCACGCCGGGTCCTCCTGCTCAGACTCGAGCGCATCGGCGACCTCCTGATGACACTCGGGGCGATCCGGCTCGTACGGCGTCTGCTCCCCGACGCAGCGATCGACCTCGTCGTCGGCAGCTGGAACGAGGAGATCGCCCGGCTGGTCGCCGAAGTCTCGCGCGTCGAGTCGCTCGACGTCCCGTGGCTCGCCCGCGAAGGGAGGGGCGCGTCGTGGCCGGCGCTGGTGGCGCGCGCACGATCGTGGCGACACCGGCGGTACGACCTCGCCATCAACTTCGAGGGCGACATCCGGTCGCACCTGCTGATGGCGATGTCGCGTGCCCCGGTGCGTGCCGGCTTCCCGATGGCCGGCGGCGGGCCGGTGCTCACGCTGCGCGTCGACCACGACCCGACGCGCCCCACGGCCGACAACGCACGACGGCTCGTCGAGCGTGTGGCGGAACGCTGCGCGCTCGCGCTGCCCGTCGATGCGCCCGCGGAGGCCCATCGCCTCGTCGTCCCAGACGAGGCGAGGCGGAGAGCGGATGGCCGCCTGGCGGCCGTCGCCGGGGCCAGGCGCCTCTTCGGTCTCCACGCGAGTGGCGGGCGCGAGATCAAGCAGTGGCATCCCGACCGGTTCGGCGAGGCCGTCGCGGTGCTGGCTGCCCGGCACGACGCCGCGGTGGTGCTGACGGGTGGCCCCGCCGACCGGGCGCTCGTAGCGGCTGCCCGTTCCCGCATTCCCGACGGCGTGCCCGTGGTCGACCTCGCCGGTGACGTCGACCTCGTCACGCTGGCGGCCGTGCTCGCGCGGCTCGACCTCTTCGTCACCGGGGACACGGGGCCCATGCACCTCGCGGCCGCGGTCGGCACGCCCATCGTGGCCGTTTTCGGGCCCTCGACGCCGCTGCGCTATGCCCCGCTCGCGGCCCACAGCCGCGTGGTCCGCATCGACCTGCCGTGCAGCCCGTGCAACCGGATCCGGCTGCCGCCGGTCAGGTGCCGGGGCCACGTGCCCGATTGCCTCGAAGGCATCTCGACCGAGATGGTGATCGCCGCCGCCGAGGACCTGCTCGCTGAGGCGGGGCGATGAGCGTCGAGCGAGGGGTACTCTGCCTCGTTCTGCCCGGCGGCGCCAGGCGCGACGTCGGTCTCACCGACGCGCTCGGCGTCGAAGGCGCCGAGCAGGCGGCGCGCGATGCCAACGCGTGGATCAAGGGGCTGCGGCACGCGCGCGTCGACGGCCTGACGCTGCGCGACCGCTTCACCTATCGCGACGACTCGCTGTGGTGGTTCGCCGAGCTGTTCCTGCACAAGGAGGGGCAGGTCACCTCGTGGTTCGAGACGCTGGGCGCGCTCGAGCGGGCGATCGCGGCCCACCGCCCGGCGGCGATCGAGGTCGCCGACGGCGACGAGGTCCTGCTCTTCGTCGGACCGCTCGTCGCGGCCCGACACGGCACCACCTGGCGCGGACCGCGAGCCGTGGCGCCTGGTCCACGCCAGGCGCTGCGGCTCGCCGTCCGCAGTCGGTACTTCACGTGGTCGGCCATCGCGGGGCGCTGGCGCCCGCGCGAGGCCGCGGCACGGCCGGCACCAGGAGGCCTCGCCGCGTTCGTGCACTCGGCGTTCTGGCGGCGGGAGGCGGGGGGCGGATCGGGGGAGGAGGGCTATGTAGGTCCCGTACTCCGCGCGCTCGACGCAAGGGCGCCCGGCCGGCTGCACCTGGTCGGCGTCGGACCACGCGCCAACTTCCGGGCACGCCGGTGGTGGCACGGCGTCGTGGGCGCCGGCACCCACGATGCCGGGTTCCCGTTCTCGCCAATCGAGGCCCTCGCACCGCGGCCGGCCATCGCGTCATCGATCGATCTCTGGCACGCGCGGCACGAGGTGCGTGCGGCCCTGGAACGATCCAGCGACCTGCGCGCGCTGTCCGTTGTGGCCGGCGTGGACTTCTGGCCGCTGGTGCGGGCGGAGCTCGCCGGCATCGCCCTGCTGCAGTTCCCCTGGTCGGCCCGGGCCATGGACGAGGCCGGCGCGGCGCTCGATGCCCTCCAGCCGGCCGCCGTCATCACGTACGCGGAGGCTGGCGGGTGGGGCCGGGCGCTGGCCCTCGAGGCCAGACGCCGCCGAGTGCCCTCTGTCGGGCTCCAGCACGGGTTCATCTACCGTCACTGGCTCAATTACCTGCACGAGCCCGACGAGATGCGGCCGTCCGAGCGCCGGCCGACCGACGTCGGCTTTCCGCGGCCCGACCTCACGCTGCTCTACGACGGCTTCGCCGAGCGTCACCTGCTCGACGCGGGCCGCTTTCCGCCCGAATCGCTCCGGGTCACCGGGAGCCCGGGCCTCGACGTGCTGGTCGAGCGGATGGGGAAGCTGGGCAAGAGCGACATCGAGGCCGCTTGCCGGGACGTGGGCGCGCGACCGGGCGACCGCGTCGTGCTCGTGGCCACGAAGTACGCGCAGGTCCGGCCCGTCTTCGCCGACCTCGTCAAGGCGTCTGCCGCCGTGCCGGACGTGAAGCTCGTCGTGAAGTGCCATCCGGCCGAGACCCCGGAGCCGTACCAGGCGGATGCCGCCGGCGCGCCGCATGTGTCGATTGCGCCGGCCTCCGCCGACCTCGCGCGGCTCGTGGCCGCGGCGCGGGTCGTCGTCACCGTCAACTCCACAGTCGCCATCGACGCCATGGCCCTCGACGTGCCGGCGCTCGTCGTGGCGCTGCCGAGCAATCTCACGCCCTTTGTCGATGCGGGCGTGATGGCTGGCGCCTCAGGGGTGGCCGACATCGTCCAGCGCCTCCGCGAGCTCGTGCACGACGACGAGGCACGCGCGCGCTTGGCGGGAGAGCGTCGCGAATTCCTGGTTCGACACCGGATGGTGCCTGACGGGCGGGCGGCCGAGCGGGCGGCCGGCGAGATCCTGCGGCTGGCGGGTGAATGAGCCTCGGCGGCGTCCGGGATCTTCCGGTCGCCGCCGAGGGTGCTCCGGTGGGTGGGGCGGCCGGGGCTAGCGCGCGATGCGCATCGACGGCCGGTCCTTCGGCACCTCCACCGCCTTCAGCGCCAGCGTGAACGAGCCGTCGAAGATCGACCCGATCGCGTAGACGAGATACGTGCGGAAGGGCTCGAGCGTCACGGTCAGCGGACCGAAGA contains these protein-coding regions:
- a CDS encoding glycosyltransferase family 39 protein; this encodes MVTTVATLLVLFWLPGAVLFRLPIGDRDRRAGLDADERGFWAVVVSVAWTLGVTLALAAAGLYRFEALLFANLVTAGGLAAVARGRLRLGPSARRPTVQALVPVAIVVGGLWLYLPPSEIIVGGRDPGTYINEGIQVAQRGSLTVDDPVVATVPAESRDLFFPSHGNPNYYSLRFMGFFVMDPERGTVVGQFPHLYPASIAVAYGINGLSGARQASVAWTILGLLAVYYLTQRLAGRTAAAGVVLMLAVHVVVVWFARYPNAEVVMLALLFAALLAIARALVDGIRFFAPVAGLLVGLLLFLRYDVVLAVAGIFAALVVARVNRQRVGWGYAAVLVPLLGTAFVYLVLVMRPYAEYPLRFTREAGGALVAGAMLLAWLAAGWFGRHEAWRRGVVRLAPAGLVVLLVGLAIYAYFFREAVGRIALHDAMAFRTIAWYVTGWGLAAIVASAALVVPRLFWRDPAFFVVASTYCVFFFYKIRIVPEHFWMTRRFLPVVLPAMLLVLAAAVTWALGRDGAMAAFERLRGRPTVARRPRAQIAVSRAAALAVFVAIASVFWQASQPIAAHVEYAGLIPRIEQFSERFGSDDLVVVESRNSSDMHVVAVPLAYIYAKPVLVLASPRPDKRAFEQFLGWARDRYREVYFLGGGGTDLLSRRIAVVPVASERFQVPEYDAPVNAYPSGVRAKEFDFGLYRFVDPRDDPGWFVLDIGVDDDLHVVRFHAKERDGAGQAYRWTRDVSYVSVQHLTAESRMLTLWMVDGGRPPTAPPAEVEIALDERVLGRVVVDGTLRPYTFGIPADVAAAAAASDDPARLRISVPIWTPRAHLGTPDDRDLGVRLQRVEAR
- a CDS encoding glycosyltransferase family 9 protein, translating into MPMPPALHIYDARERALVRLADLVLAAGTTLARVVPPRPWAPPPRRVLLLRLERIGDLLMTLGAIRLVRRLLPDAAIDLVVGSWNEEIARLVAEVSRVESLDVPWLAREGRGASWPALVARARSWRHRRYDLAINFEGDIRSHLLMAMSRAPVRAGFPMAGGGPVLTLRVDHDPTRPTADNARRLVERVAERCALALPVDAPAEAHRLVVPDEARRRADGRLAAVAGARRLFGLHASGGREIKQWHPDRFGEAVAVLAARHDAAVVLTGGPADRALVAAARSRIPDGVPVVDLAGDVDLVTLAAVLARLDLFVTGDTGPMHLAAAVGTPIVAVFGPSTPLRYAPLAAHSRVVRIDLPCSPCNRIRLPPVRCRGHVPDCLEGISTEMVIAAAEDLLAEAGR